TAGTTTAGGACCTTAATGCCATCATGATGAATGCATTAACACGTACAGCCCTATTTGTTCTGCTTTGTCATTTTATTCCTTCATTGTAGTGTCTCTGTGAGCTCACCTTTCCAATGAGTTCCCCTAACTGCAGCTGCTCGTACGGGATGTCCCACTCCTGCAGGTACACACTGGTCTGACTCGCCTTGCGGGAGATCTGGCCTCTCCAGCGGCCGACAGCCCCACGCCGACATATTGGCGGCAGGTCCTCCAGCCCGTCCTCATCTCCCTCCTCGGGAGGGACATTTTTTGTTCTACTGCTCTGATTTGCTGATTCTTCTTCCTCAGTTGGGAAGTCTTCCTCTACTTCATCCTGGAACAGACAGACACTGaaaattttatgattttatttttcaatgatTGAAagtcagtttaaatgtttgtaagCAAAGCTGAGGTTTAATGTCGGGAAATCTAGAGACTGTGTGCGTGTGGGTGTGGTTCTCACCCCTTGTCGTTCTGCTGCTGTGAGCTGAGTCTCTGCCACAACCACCTGTGACCCTCTAAAGGAAAAGAACAACAGTTATTCACcacaacatttatttatgttttagggtcattaaactctgattattttacaattaaattaaaatgttttgatggaCATTGTCAGAGATTGTGAGTGTCAGCAATGTTAAAATTCACTGCATCATACTGAGAGGTTTCACAAATATCTGATCATATAAATTATTAAAGAAACCAAGATGAACCTGAGATTCCCTGATAATGCATTTAGTTCAAAAACAGACCAAAGACCAAATAGACCAAGTAAACCTGGTATCAAAAATATCTGTGGAATGGTTTGCTGCTGCTAAAAAGGTTTCTAATTTTGTGAACATATCATCATCCTTTTTTTCTATATCTTTGCCTCTCAATTAGAaaccaaaactaaaatataaatgaaCTGGCTGCATACTAAAAGTGTGTGTTTGGTAGAGACAAATGCAtgcaagctaaaaaaaaaaatatttagaactCTGAGCACCCTCTGCTGGACAGACTGCAACAAACATTACCACTCGTAACCagctaaagtaaaaaaatgtgatagccctatttgttttttacaattatagtgcccaaaaataaacatgttttaagaGTATGTTTTTGTCTCTTACCCCAGCTCATAGCTGCTGCCAAGTTGTTGACCAGCAGGATGTGAAGAAGCAGGAACCTCTGTAAGAAAACTACACTTCAGAAAACTCACAAGAATTTCTAACCTTTCATGTCTGCATATTAAGCCCATTGTATgcaaacaagaaaaacacacatggaGGAGCCAAGGAAAAGGAATGATATACAGGTCATGTACTTTAAATGTTCAGTCCTTAAGTTAAAAGAAACACTGAGAATATTTCTAATAAAGTGCAGAATGTTGAAGGACAACTCTGATACTGTGGCAAGAAAACAAGCAGTTTCAAGGTTTTTCAACCGCTTTTTAACAGAGAGCTTTTCAGCACAATACTTTGATAATGTATAAGGAGTAAAATGTAAAGAGATAAAATGATCAGTCATTAGACcggttaaaatattttaaatcaggCTTTCTATGATTCTTTTCTTCAcgaaaaataactttttatcttTCCAAACATCTAAACTTTTCCAAAACAGGATGAGCGAATGAATTTATCTTCAAATTTGGCTTCTGATTTCAGtttcaacaaagaaagaaaaaagttttagttttagtttttcagaGTCAACCTTAAGATTTATTTCATAACCTTCTTTATAACTTTGTCTCTCTGACATCTGTAAGTAGTAGTTAAATCTACTGTATAATTTAAcaatttctgaacattttatatttctttttaaccttttaattcttttctaaatgaaaacaacacatttaacaCCTTTCTGAATACGACAAGAAAAGTTATAATGCATAATTTAACAGTTAAACAAGAAggaaaggtgttttttttcttttgccagcTAGCCCATGCACTTACTTTACAGCAAGAACCCAGTTGAAATGCAAgacattattttttcatcattattcTATTTCTCCATATACATTTATGTAgccatgtacagtgcttaacaaatttattaccacctgtcatatttgtctcagagaccatccagcatcatgaggtgctttaatgcggcctctttcattttcaatgagctctccacgttttaccattttgaacagaaatgaggaatttcaaactgaattcacctttttatacccaaatttgagccggctcactgagcttctctgagaagtcagaaattaatcaagtataacattcaaccactaaaactaatttttctgttcaggaatgcaagtaaataactataatttgacaagAATTTATCATATCATTTATCAAGAAtcaataatgtgctttactatttttccagtttttttgtaaatcagtaaatttgaaaattcatggataacaataataattatattttagcattaaaaatatcatttgggttaaagagcctctacatattggtgtattaaccattgcagaaacataaaaaatgattttggtaattaccaatgctgttaatttagggcagctgtggcataaaccttactttgggtggtggtctaataaatttgttaagcactgtatatttcaATTATACATACAACTTAGGCATTTACTGTCTCTTTTAGCAACAAAACCCCTTCTTCTTAAATGATCTTCACCACTCCACCTATAAACCAGTTCCCATAAAGCTCACACTGCacacaccaaacacacattcataTAGACAAAGTCCTTCGACACCTTCAACTCAAAACATGACAATATCAACATGCAGTTAGTtcttgttagtctcagtcttttcTTGATCTGCTGTGTATCACTTTAAAAATTTCTTTACAGGTGCCTACAGTTTATGTTGCTGCTTACTGTCTAAGCATACGTGAGTGACTAAAGTGAGACAGGTGTGTGTACCTGGGAAGTGGAAGCGATCGTCACGGCAGCCCTGCGGTGACGGGTGAGGAGGGGGTGTGGCGCTTACGCTGGGGGGGTTACTCTGCTGGAAGTTTGCAGGGGAAgagggggtggaggaggtggctGAGGAAGGGTTACTGCTGGAGTCCAACTGGTTTAAACTGGGAGGAGGCTCCTGTACACACACAAAGAAGCAGTATAATGATAGTAAGTAAGATGTAATTCATATTTACATACAGAGTTCATTTAAGATACATAAATTATAtgataataaaacagaaatctgtACGTACTCTTTTTGTGATCGCTTTTGGTAACGTCCTAAACTGCAGTGGTATCTCTGCTGAGTGATCGATTCGATTATTAATGTCTGATGGAACTGACTCTGCTCGACGCATCCTCGGCACTGCAGGTcagattaaaggggacatattttacccttttaagacaagtttatatcggtctcagaggtccccaaaacatgcctgtgaagtttggtgctgaaaaacactcctgtatttgatatttgcatgcctaaaaacccctctgtttcagccctgctcagaacgagccgtttctgtctctgtggctttaaatgttactgagctgtctgactccacccctctcaggaaatgaatgtggctctcctggtcctcctctcagctgagggGAGGATCAGgtgaggagggcggaactttctttcaagtTGGGAGGGCAAACAGAACCTGGGgccggtgctaactccccacatgacatcatgagggaaaaatctgagaacgacttgttttggcacacattttctgaaaggtggagaaagagaggttggaagggaatggatttttctggtatttgaggggattgtggacagtccagaggcacatatttttgttagaaaagcctgaaaaagtgatttctgaataatatgtccccttcaaACAACAAATAATAAAGGAGCAGTTCACCATTTAAGAAAAACAGTATCTCTAACATcacacaacattttaaaagttcaaCCTGTTGTTCAATCTTTTCTTCACAACATTCCTTTTTAGTATACTAGCAGCCAATAACTTGACAGTCTGCGTTTGTTAAAATATAATACCAAAGTGGAAATGTATGGGACATGACGTATTTTGGGGGGATCCTAAGAAACTTTTGCAATATCTCCCAACAGTTTTTGCGTGGTCTCACATTCAATTTCGAGGCATTTTTCTGAGCATTGCAATATCTGAAAAGGCATAACACAATATAGaagatataaaaagtaaaaaatttgaGATTCATCAGCAACAATCACTATATACTGGTCCCTTTAAGTGAATAAACAATACCTTTATCAAATTTAAACTCCAGACACAACAACTCAGAGTTGAGAAAatcaaaaagtaaaactgaaaaTTGTTTGTCTTACATGTGAGGAATGATATCCGACACGATGGAGCATCTTTGGTACATTTGTTGTGACACTTTAACCTGTGAAGAGAAAGTAAGCCAGATTATGAGAAGGTCTGAAAAATTTGAGCGATAGAATTTTACTCTGTTGCTCTCTTACTTGCAGTGTTTGCATTTAACACCAAACATCATGCTCTTTCGACACACCTGACACGTCTGAGAGAGCCACGACTTTGTGGAAAACCTacgaaaaagacaaaaaagtaaaCTTGATCATAATAACACCAACTTTCAACATTATGGATGGATttataaatatcaaaaataagttaaaatttaaactgGAAGCACTGTGAGGTGTGATTCTGTTCTATGGTTTAATCAAAATAGAAATTATCTCACTAAACTCAATGGgctctttgttttctgtcttagtaaatttcttttatttagacAGGTCAGGAAGTCTGCAGGAGTGAGGGCAACAAACCTGTGTGTGACAGCAAGGCCGATGTCCCTCCTCAGAGTCTGAGGTGAGTTCTTGTGCATACTCACACCTGCTagacaacattaaaatattgactttaatTGCTGAATAAGCATTGAGGCTCAGACAGAGCAGAGGTCTGATGTGAGGACTCACTGTCCAGCAGCAGGGGCGGGTGTGCAGTCATCATGTATGAGGCAGAGGTGGGGACGGGGCCAAGTGTTCGGGCTGACAGCGGAGGTGAGCGCAGGCCTGAGTCTTCAGGAGCATTCCCTGAGCCGTTAATGTGAATCGCAGCCAAAACTTTGTTCTTCTTACCGGCCCTGAAAGAACACACATGATGAATAATAACAGCAGGTAATCAGATTTATCAGCCTCAGACAGGTTCCCTACAGGACACTGGTGAGAAGATTTCAGGTAACCAAATCATTTAGTTCCTTAAAGATAAGTTCTCATATCTAAAAATTCCTGGtacttttggtcaaaaagcacctTAAGTCTTAGACACAATGAAATCATAAGCAAAACAACCAACAGTGCTGCTGTAGACAAGCAACTTATGCATTTCATTGGGTAAAATGGCCTATTTTGTCAATGGGAACTGGTGGGGAATGAAGTATGGCTATTGTTGTTTAAAAAGGGCCCAACTCTCTAATAAAAAGTTCTGTCTTATGATCCTCCACCATGTTCCTCATACAGCATGTCTTCAGTGTTTGTAATTAATCCCACCTTTGTGCTGAGGGCTCCTCAATGCGGTTGGCAAGCTGAGACTCATGACTCTTGCTCCTGGTCAGGTTAATGTTGGGgaaaagctgcagcagtttgCGTGAGGGAGGCGGGGGGGTCTGTGAGGACTTTGCGGTGCGTGTCTTTGACGATCGCCCAGGAGGAGGTGTGCTCAGCTCTGGCGTAAATGCATCAATCATTTCCTCTGTTGATATGTAAGTTCTTTGCTCCTCTGAACAGGGCACCACTGATATGGAGATGGAGCGGCCATGATTGGTGGTGGGCTGAAGGGGGAGGGTGGGGCTACAGATGCTGGAGATGGGGCTGATGGGAGAGAAGGCATCGCTGTCCTGTGATGGCTCAGAGCTGCAGGAACCTGAGGGGAAAAAACGAGCATTAAGACATGATGACAAATTGTTATGTAGTTAATCTCACTGAATGAATGCACgagtgaaaaactgaaaaaa
This region of Cheilinus undulatus linkage group 2, ASM1832078v1, whole genome shotgun sequence genomic DNA includes:
- the LOC121524936 gene encoding kinase suppressor of Ras 1-like isoform X2; protein product: MQAAAGKLSVDGVPQTSSCELQDTMRRLGSNSDDRSRLTAALSCLKSVNETGDTGSCSSEPSQDSDAFSPISPISSICSPTLPLQPTTNHGRSISISVVPCSEEQRTYISTEEMIDAFTPELSTPPPGRSSKTRTAKSSQTPPPPSRKLLQLFPNINLTRSKSHESQLANRIEEPSAQRAGKKNKVLAAIHINGSGNAPEDSGLRSPPLSARTLGPVPTSASYMMTAHPPLLLDSVSMHKNSPQTLRRDIGLAVTHRFSTKSWLSQTCQVCRKSMMFGVKCKHCKLKCHNKCTKDAPSCRISFLTLPRMRRAESVPSDINNRIDHSAEIPLQFRTLPKAITKREPPPSLNQLDSSSNPSSATSSTPSSPANFQQSNPPSVSATPPPHPSPQGCRDDRFHFPEVPASSHPAGQQLGSSYELGGSQVVVAETQLTAAERQGDEVEEDFPTEEEESANQSSRTKNVPPEEGDEDGLEDLPPICRRGAVGRWRGQISRKASQTSVYLQEWDIPYEQLQLGELIGKGRWGKVHKGRWHGEVAIRLLEIDGNNQDHLKVFKKEVMNYRQTRHENVVLFMGACMAPPHLAIITSFCKGLTLFTVVRERGHMLDINKIRQIAQDIVKGMGYLHAKDIIHKDLKSKNVFYDTNKVVITDFGLFGMSGVVQEGRRKNVLRIPRGWISYLAPEIVQKMSPEENEDQLPFSKAADVYAFGTIWYELQVGDWPITDLPVEAKIWLAGSGEGIKKVLADKNLGKEVTEILSASWSSEADSRPTFTQLADMLEKLPKLNRRLSHPGHFWKTTELWDHHHHHCLRDHCHQGLHAHCPYMYKYCN
- the LOC121524936 gene encoding kinase suppressor of Ras 1-like isoform X3; amino-acid sequence: MRRLGSNSDDRSRLTAALSCLKSVNETGDTGSCSSEPSQDSDAFSPISPISSICSPTLPLQPTTNHGRSISISVVPCSEEQRTYISTEEMIDAFTPELSTPPPGRSSKTRTAKSSQTPPPPSRKLLQLFPNINLTRSKSHESQLANRIEEPSAQRAGKKNKVLAAIHINGSGNAPEDSGLRSPPLSARTLGPVPTSASYMMTAHPPLLLDTGVSMHKNSPQTLRRDIGLAVTHRFSTKSWLSQTCQVCRKSMMFGVKCKHCKLKCHNKCTKDAPSCRISFLTLPRMRRAESVPSDINNRIDHSAEIPLQFRTLPKAITKREPPPSLNQLDSSSNPSSATSSTPSSPANFQQSNPPSVSATPPPHPSPQGCRDDRFHFPEVPASSHPAGQQLGSSYELGGSQVVVAETQLTAAERQGDEVEEDFPTEEEESANQSSRTKNVPPEEGDEDGLEDLPPICRRGAVGRWRGQISRKASQTSVYLQEWDIPYEQLQLGELIGKGRWGKVHKGRWHGEVAIRLLEIDGNNQDHLKVFKKEVMNYRQTRHENVVLFMGACMAPPHLAIITSFCKGLTLFTVVRERGHMLDINKIRQIAQDIVKGMGYLHAKDIIHKDLKSKNVFYDTNKVVITDFGLFGMSGVVQEGRRKNVLRIPRGWISYLAPEIVQKMSPEENEDQLPFSKAADVYAFGTIWYELQVGDWPITDLPVEAKIWLAGSGEGIKKVLADKNLGKEVTEILSASWSSEADSRPTFTQLADMLEKLPKLNRRLSHPGHFWKTTELWDHHHHHCLRDHCHQGLHAHCPYMYKYCN
- the LOC121524936 gene encoding kinase suppressor of Ras 1-like isoform X1 — encoded protein: MAAAGKLSVDGVPQTSSCELQDTMRRLGSNSDDRSRLTAALSCLKSVNETGDTGSCSSEPSQDSDAFSPISPISSICSPTLPLQPTTNHGRSISISVVPCSEEQRTYISTEEMIDAFTPELSTPPPGRSSKTRTAKSSQTPPPPSRKLLQLFPNINLTRSKSHESQLANRIEEPSAQRAGKKNKVLAAIHINGSGNAPEDSGLRSPPLSARTLGPVPTSASYMMTAHPPLLLDTGVSMHKNSPQTLRRDIGLAVTHRFSTKSWLSQTCQVCRKSMMFGVKCKHCKLKCHNKCTKDAPSCRISFLTLPRMRRAESVPSDINNRIDHSAEIPLQFRTLPKAITKREPPPSLNQLDSSSNPSSATSSTPSSPANFQQSNPPSVSATPPPHPSPQGCRDDRFHFPEVPASSHPAGQQLGSSYELGGSQVVVAETQLTAAERQGDEVEEDFPTEEEESANQSSRTKNVPPEEGDEDGLEDLPPICRRGAVGRWRGQISRKASQTSVYLQEWDIPYEQLQLGELIGKGRWGKVHKGRWHGEVAIRLLEIDGNNQDHLKVFKKEVMNYRQTRHENVVLFMGACMAPPHLAIITSFCKGLTLFTVVRERGHMLDINKIRQIAQDIVKGMGYLHAKDIIHKDLKSKNVFYDTNKVVITDFGLFGMSGVVQEGRRKNVLRIPRGWISYLAPEIVQKMSPEENEDQLPFSKAADVYAFGTIWYELQVGDWPITDLPVEAKIWLAGSGEGIKKVLADKNLGKEVTEILSASWSSEADSRPTFTQLADMLEKLPKLNRRLSHPGHFWKTTELWDHHHHHCLRDHCHQGLHAHCPYMYKYCN